One segment of Pyricularia oryzae 70-15 chromosome 3, whole genome shotgun sequence DNA contains the following:
- a CDS encoding cellobiose dehydrogenase gives MKSSFLSLLALSVTGAYAQGRARGNNTAPARPSTNATGFDYIVAGGGAAGIVVAQRLVESGKSVILLERGGASTHSTGGNASVPWNSTVTPYDVPALFLAAPGSSYCTDTAGSAGCVLGGGTVINAMMYVHPQSADFNDKFPKGWKWDDVKDAAARLYERIPGTTTPSADGKRYDQGGYDVLSKFLSTAGFRSVDTVANPDEKKDVFTQPPWMINKGIRSGPVQGYLSLTAGKKNFRLQTNCKVLRAVRTDSTVTGVEVEMADGKREVISLSDPKTGKVILAAGAMSTPKILYASGIGQPQQIVSAAKANGVQLPDRKALISSPVGQGVMDHPVFSLDLKMKNSSSSANLESIDGAALLKSPPKEDIDLFAKGSGLLAQSTQRLNFWSEVGGDAAGDGQRRFFQGTCSVGANDTLKIKVYMTHGLTSTGELTINATSGATAWAKKPWMNSDGDKKAAAAFLDRIIAMVKAPESNLALVKPNVTGAELAQSFVSGSHYVGSARMGEDSKTAVVDTNTKVYGTDNLHVVDASIHPDVPTGNTQVAVMIVAEGAAEKIMKMNGPKKAKMPQQEDALGI, from the exons ATGAAGTCCTCGTTCCTCTCTCTTCTGGCCCTCTCAGTCACTGGTGCATACgcccaaggccgtgcccgTGGCAACAACACGGCGCCGGCCCGTCCTTCTACAAACGCCACCGGATTTGACTACATTGTGGCTGGAGGTGGTGCTGCGGGGATAGTTGTGGCACAGCGCCTGGTGGAGAGCGGAAAGTCAGTCATCCTCCTCGAGCGAGGCGGCGCATCGACCCACAGCACGGGTGGCAATGCCTCGGTCCCATGGAACAGCACCGTCACACCATACGACGTGCCAGCCTTGTTTCTGGCCGCACCGGGCAGCTCGTACTGCACCGACACCGCCGGCAGCGCTGGGTGCGTgctgggcggcggcaccgTCATCAACGCCATGATGTACGTCCACCCGCAGTCGGCCGACTTCAACGACAAGTTCCCAAAGGGCTGGAAGTGGGACGACGTCAAGGACGCCGCGGCGCGTCTGTATGAGCGCATCCCCGGCACCACAACTCCCTCTGCGGACGGCAAGCGCTACGATCAGGGTGGCTACGACGTGTTGTCTAAGTTTCTTTCGACCGCGGGATTCAGGAGCGTCGATACCGTTGCGAACCccgacgaaaagaaagacgtcTTTACGCAGCCTCCATGGATG ATTAACAAGGGTATCCGGTCCGGTCCTGTCCAGGGCTACCTTTCCTTGACCGCTGGCAAGAAGAACTTCAGGCTGCAGACCAACTGCAAGGTTCTTCGGGCCGTTCGCACCGACTCGACCGTGACAGGCGTCGAGGTAGAAATGGCCGATGGAAAGCGCGAGGTCATTTCTCTGTCGGACCCCAAGACAGGCAAGGTCATCCTTGCCGCGGGCGCCATGTCCACCCCCAAGATCCTCTACGCCAGCGGCATCGGCCAGCCGCAGCAGATCGTCAGCGCAGCCAAGGCCAACGGCGTGCAGCTTCCTGACAGAAAAGCCCTCATCAGCTCGCCCGTCGGCCAGGGCGTCATGGACCACCCGGTGTTTTCGCTCGACCTCAAGATGAAGAACTCGTCCTCGAGCGCCAATCTCGAGTCCATCGACGGCGCCGCGCTGCTCAAGAGCCCGCCCAAGGAGGACATTGATCTCTTCGCCAAGGGGTCGGGTCTGCTGGCGCAGTCGACGCAGCGACTCAACTTTTGGTCCGAGGTCGGCGGCGACGCGGCGGGAGACGGCCAGCGGCGCTTCTTCCAGGGGACCTGCAGCGTCGGCGCAAACGACACGCTCAAGATCAAGGTGTACATGACGCACGGGCTTACCTCGACGGGCGAGCTGACCATCAACGCGACGTCGGGCGCAACCGCCTGGGCCAAGAAGCCGTGGATGAACAGCGACGGCGACAAGAAGGCCGCAGCCGCCTTCTTGGACCGCATCATCGCCATGGTCAAGGCCCCCGAGAGCAACCTTGCGCTGGTCAAGCCCAACGTCACGGGGGCGGAGCTGGCCCAGAGTTTCGTGTCCGGGTCGCACTACGTCGGGTCCGCGCGCATGGGCGAGGACAGCAAGACGGCCGTGGTGGACACCAACACAAAGGTGTACGGGACGGACAACCTCCACGTCGTGGACGCATCGATTCACCCAGACGTGCCGACGGGCAACACCCAGGTCGCTGTCATGATTGTCGCCGAGGGAGCTGCCGAGAAGATCATGAAGATGAACGGGCCGAAGAAAGCCAAAATGCCTCAGCAAGAGGATGCTTTAGGCATATAG